Below is a window of Osmia bicornis bicornis chromosome 8, iOsmBic2.1, whole genome shotgun sequence DNA.
ATCGAAGgggaataaaatttatgattatATCCCTCTTCCAGGACcccatttattttactttttccagttatttatacaattttatccCTCATTATAGGCCAAAGCCATCTCGgtatcccttacatcactGCATTCCTTCCATCCCAACATTTCTTACATTCCAGCAACCCTTAAgaaaccatttttttttttttttttttttttaacgtggtggaaatcttcagaaagacaccttcagcccccctggggaggggccggaggtagtgtgggatttttacccactaaaaccaccacggtggcCTGCACTAGGGTGGAAGGGAGGGTGATTTGTCCCTCCGCCatgtgccaaactccgccgacatcgggggccacacccgatgtcgacactcctcgggccgcgtgcagtggagaccggggccccagccccggaCCCCTACGGaattcctttacatccctcGTTCCCTTATATCtatgcatcccttacatccgtgcattctttttatccctacattcttttcatccctacattcctttcatctctatattcttttcatccctacattccttacatctcttcatcccttaaatACCTAGATTCTTATCATCCCTTAAATCCCTACATTAttatcatccctacattcttttcatccctacattccttacatctctgcactccttataataaatatattataaaggctgcttcgagtaaaggtaagtaaaggtaagtaaaggtaagttagaatttcgcgaaaatttcgaaaaaacagcgccccctagcggcaaaaatgcgaactaaaatttcgatgtcgaatcagcgccatctggatttgaaaaaaggaactaaaacaagtcgaaattttggccctctagcggcaaaaatgtgaactaaaatttcgatgtcgaatcagcgccatctggttttgaaaaaaggaactaaaacaagtcgaaattttggccctctagcggcaaaaatgtgaactaaaatttcgatgtcgaatcagcgccatctggttttgaaaaaaggaactaaaacaggtcgaaattttggccctctagcggcaaaaatgtgaactaaaatttcgatgtcgaatcagcgccatctggttttgaaaaaaggaactaaaacaagtcgaaattttggccctctagcggcaaaaatgtgaactaaattttcgatgccgaatcagcgccctctggtggcgaaaaaaggaactaaatttgtacaAAATCGCAGGCCTTATAGCCGCAAAAATGATATATATAAGTGATACAAGGATATAAAGGATACAGgtatgtaagggatgcagggatgtaagggacgtTGGGATATAAAGAAGACAGGAATGTGAGGAATgtagagatgtaagggatgtagagaTGTGAGGAatacagggatgtaagggatgcagagatgtaagggatgcagagatgtaagggatgaagagatgtatGGAATGTcaggatgaaaagaatgcagggatgtaaggaatgtagggatataagggatggagcgatgtaaggaatgtagggatgaaaagaatgtagagatgaaaagaatgaagagatgtaagggttgCTGAGATGTAACGAATGCAGTGATATAAGGGTGCAGAGATATAGTGGAATCAGAGATATAAAGGGTGCGGACGGAAGTAATAAAATCAACACGTTTGTCCTAAGGAGTTTACTCAATAAGCTTAGAATATAATTACAGCAAATTAATGaacgcagaaaataaaataagggtATATGTATACCTTTAGCTACCTACATGAAACTAGCCGGAAGGAATAAATGGGTCCTTGACACCCCGGATGTCACAATGTCTATAAGCAAAGAGTGTCAGTGGTgtttcggggtccctgacaccccaagatgtATTAGGTAAGTATACTGAAAGCGCCAGCGATGTATCGGGGTCCCTGATACCCCAGATAATGTCAGGTCGGCATGCAGAGAACACCACTGGATGAAATCAGGTCCGTACgaacattttaattaagaatccAGACTTAAAAAGAGGAGATCATGTAGCTAAAggagtaatttaattataaaaacgCCATAATTTATGTAGATTTGTcgcataaaaataaattagttCCCCGAAAACAAGTTTCACTTTAATTTACCATTGATTTATGTTAACGATCTCTAGTCGCCAGGCAAGGTACAATGTTCGCAATCATTAAATTGGTTTAAATCTATCGTTCAAATGAAACGCACATCAAACATAGGATCCATGAGCAAAGATTcgaatatcatttttttattaacgtTTTGTCAGTTACAATTTTgattacatacatataatgtGGATTCATCTTTAAACACATGTCGCTATGATACAAATGACGAGGATAAAAATTTGGAGTGcgtaaaaatgtaattagatgacaattttttttttgttttcttttgctTTGTTTCTTGcatttctttccttctttcattCTTATTTCTCCCCCATTATTACTTCATTGGTCATGGCGATGGGCCAACtttgaatgtatattaatataatatacctTAGCTGGCCCATGTCCACTTAGGGTAAACTTGTAATTACTCCTTTCGATCGCATTTTAAATCGTCCCTAATTCGCtaatattttgttttgtgtttttttttcttttttgttaatcTCCCCCTTTTCTTTTATACACTATGAATCGGTGCACGTTCGTCGCCCAAGACTGGTCCAGTAATAGCGATTGACCGACGCGTTGATCGAGAATCTCAAATATCTTTCACACCGACCACACAGGCACGGATTAGTGCCAAATTCAGAGGACAGAATATTTACAGATGAACAAACGGCTTGGCCAAGCATATTTCCGGTCTCTTGTGGACGTCACGCTTATGTACACGTTTTCTCGTCTCTCTTCAATTCATTCATCATTTCTTTCTCGTCGTTGATCCCTCGAATCTCTATCTTACTCTCGAACTTATCAaacgaaaattttattaaaatttagaaaatgggAACTACcagttagaaaataattaaaaattgaatggAAACAGAGGATCGAATACTAATCAATCAATATTCTACTTTCGTTTAGACGCCGATCTTCCGAGGATCCGAAAATTTTGATGAAAGAAACAAGaatgtttcttcttcgtgtttGTAATTCGGCTGCTCAGTCCAAAAGGCCGCAAATAACACTTTCGAGTACGATACTTCTTGCTTATCCCTGAGCCAAAATCTACTTGGGACCTTTCTGACTCAGGACCGAAGttttcccttctttctttttagtCTCTTGTCGAATGAAATTCGCTTCAGTTGCTGTGGACGGAAAAGGAACGATCCTTCTTTCTgacaaatttttcttaaacgTGAGTGAGGAGAAAGAAATCTTttcgaaagaagaaacagCGTCTCGACGACGAGATACACGATATAAAATCATAGAAATTCGATTTACGAAGGATTACCTTTCTATAAGTCacgataataaaattgtaaatacgTTGTTTTATGAATAGGaactgttaaaaataaaaagaaaaattttctcaGATATCTTTTGTGTTTCAAATTAAATGATAATGCgttcttaaccctttcgctgcggTACCTGATGCATAAGAATGGAAAATCGATGAAAcctgataaataatttattatttaactcGACGTTCAGCATCTCCATTGATGGTCGCATTAAATTCTAATGTGACGCGCAACGAAAGGATTtagttatttcttttttttatcaaacgATATAAGAAGAGAGGGAGATCGATTATGATCGAGAAATCAACGAGGAACACAGATGCTACGAGCCATTTTCTACTTGTACGATCGATACTTTCACAGAGAGACGTCGTCGATCGCCCCGTCGTGTCCTCTCCCTTTTTTCCCacgaaattttaaaaactaaTTTGTATGATTCTTCTCAACCGGCCGAATAAAAAAGGCCGAGCGATGGCGAGGCTTCGAATTTcattaaaagaataaaataattagtaaaatCGTTTGGAATCGAGCGCATAAAAGGGTCGCTCGTAAATGGGTAATTAGATTAATTAATCGTAGAAATTCACGCATCACCCAAATACGAGCGGAGTGGCTattcaaagtgttaaaattCGAATCACCTTTGATCCTCGCCATCGCTTGGCTGCTTTGCGTGATTCGTTAAAATGCATCATCAAGATCTAACGCGTGAtccatatttttttaaaattcatgaaaaGCCTTGAAACACTTTGTACATGCTTCTGGGTCATCGATAGGAAACGAGAAATGAAAAGctagaaaaaaatagaaaaagaaaagtttgaaaatctATGGAAACTTGATCGATGCACTTTATCATTGGTGACAAAGCGTGTCGcgttgatttttcaaaattttaccCTCGACAGCGTCACGAGGCTGATCTGATCGGCCCGCATTCAGAGCTTCGCAACCCAAGCtgttctgtttttttttttttcttctattttatataaatcCGGCTCCGTGTTTTATGTGTATTTcgttaacaattaaaaattcattatctTTTGCTTCCTATTTTTTACTTATCGTTTCTCCTGTTGCATCACCTATTCCCACATCTTCGATCCTTCCTCTgtcgtttaaattcaattCGCATTATTAGggtataataattaattaattgatgaattaattaattataatagtGTCATTATAATTCGTAATAATATACAACATTTGTCAATAGATCATTTATCCTAAAACCCACCGCATGCTCGTGTCGAAATAATCGTTTGCATCTATTCTCCTTTTCTCGCACacccacacacacacacgtacGTACATTTTTTCCTAACACATTCTTACATGGAAACACGCAGAGGCATACTTTCTTCGATTCTTCATCTTCATTTCTTTTACGAAACACCCTTTTCTCGTTTTCTTCGCACACTCTCACACGCCGTGGGACTGTACTGGCTTCACGCGTATCTTACCTATCTAATTCAATGATTTGTATTCGTTAGTGTTCGTGTATGTGTGTACGCGCGTGTCAAAAGCTTTTTTACTCGCACGTTTTTACCCGCTTTTCCTACCCCGTTCACCGCTCCATTTTTCCGAACgagtttcaaattttatttctaccGATCTTTTCGTCTAAAATTGAATACTAATCGAATTACAGTAAAAGAACGAAATGGAGCAGAGAACGGAGAGGAAGGAAGGATGGAAATTTCGGCGAGAAACAAACGGCGACGACCTCTTGCTCCTCGTACTGGATCACCGTATTCCCCCGtggaaacagaaaaaaaagagaaccCCTTTCTACAGTTCGTTCTCCGTTTTGTCACCTAAATGCGTGtgtgtctgtctgtctgtctgcgTGTGTGAACGATGCCTGTGCTCGATGAAGAAAAAGGCGATCGTGCGAAGTGGAAGCAACTACCCCCGGATAGCGCAGAGTTTATGGACGTGATGAAACGCCGACGTTCGTGCCCTCTTCCCCCACACAGtaattgtcaattaattaacCAAATGGATTTTCCATCGAGTTTTCTCGCGGACCGTTTGTATCCCTGTCCGACGcgtcattaattaattaatggaaGAATAAATCTCCTGCGGTCGTTCTTAGCCGcgctttgaaaattttcacgcAACTCCGCTTCGAAGGGTACTTTGGTAGGTAAACATTTCTATAAATCCCCGCTTCGAAGGGCACTTCTTCGATCGGTAAAACTTAGCACGACTTCCGGAGGATGCAATGAACGTCGATCGTCGAATATTGAGACAAGAAAATGCCGGAAGAAATCGTGTATTCGCGGTGACACCAGTCGGGAGAGGTGAAGCCTAATAAATATACGCGAATAAAAACTAAAACGATGTTCCTTTCTTAAGAGAAACTATGATGTGCGAACAGGACGATCGTGACGGATCTGTAAATGACGATTGTACGCAACAGAGAAGAAGGCGAACAGCAGAAGAACGTGGACTTTGTTAGATTCAAAATGTCGCTATGTTTCACGCATTTTCGAATATATCCTCTCGGTATATGTAATGCCCCGTTATGCTTGTGCTCGAGAGCTTAAAACAGCGAAGGAAGAGAACACAACGAATCACGATGattaatacaaaaaaataGGAACAAACAGTGTAAGCATACAGTGTGAggaacatatatatatatacacacatatatatatatatatatatcgtgTACAAACGTAACGCGCAAGGAACTTTATGCTAGAATGATTCACATTGTGTCGTACGCAATCCTGCTGTGTTAAtgtttcattttgaaaatctttCTTTTCTGTTCTCGATACGCGTGCCGTGTTACGAACGAAGGTAGATGGTCGCGGGGGTATTAAGTAACGATTGTCTCGCTGAACATCCGAAGCAAACGCATCATCCACACCGATGAACATGCTGTTCCCGACGATGTATCCTCCGCAAGGATCGCGCGAACCATTGgctaagaaaaaatgaaataagacGATAAAACCTGACAGCCTCGGCCGATCAACGTATCGACGACGAActggaaaatattttcatcagCTATCCTGTCTGCACCTGGTCACACACGCGTAACGACGATAAAGGAAAGGACGAAAAGTTCGACAAGATTCGATACACGGGGCAATCAGGGCCTGTGCGTTGGCGTTCGATCGGGCTCCGCGCTTGTTAGAAATCTTTCAGCCTAACGTATGATCCGGTCTTCCTCTTACACACCCATATCCTCTCACATCCTACCGTTATGTACTCCACGCCGTATCCTCGCAACCACACTCTCCTACCTCGCATACGCTTGCACAATACGTACTTACGATATACCtcttacaatatttttttttttatattcatttattctattaattatATCAATACTGTTGACGGATAGAGATTCATTCACAGCTCGCACCAGAGCGAATGATCGTCTCTGCCGTGCGCGGCGTaccgtttcattttcttttctcaatAAACATTTACTTGCGTTCTATCTTGcatttcttcttctgtttCCTCTTCTATGTCCCCTATCTCCCCCCCTACCCCCCACCCCCAAGAAAGCGTTTCACCGATACTTAAACTTCCTTCTACATTTTCTTACATACTTTGTTTTCTTTCGACGTAACGTCTTATCACACGCAAAACGCTTGGCCTCAGCGGCAAAACCAGAGGCCGTCACGGTTCTCGTCACGGCGCGTCGTTTCCGTCGATCCACCGCGAAGCGTACGAGCTTACGATACAGCCGATCCCTCGCCTTCCGGTATCCTGATTCACCCATCGAACTCGACGAACTCGGAAACACCGTGCACGCCTCCCCGTATACCGCCCGTTCGACAGGCGATCCGCCTCGAACGGGCACACGCGTGCGTCCATCTTCAGCCCCGAAATCGGGGTCGGTCACAGCACGAGACTAAAACTGCGAACAATGCGAACGACGCGTAAAAGCTAGTAAACGAAACGCGCACTTCTCTCTTTTGTACCGAGTCCTTCGCGTTCGTCGCGTTCGCCGTCGCGGGTCTGGATCCTCGGGAAGCAGAGCTGGTCCTctaggaggaggaggaggatcaCTTGTGGCCACGCTGCGCGAGGAAGTATTCGATCTGTTGCAAACAGATCAGCTGCTGCATCAGGCTCTGCAACGGATCCTGGCCCTGGGACTGAGGTTGCTGCGCTTGCTGCAACGGTTGCGGCAATGTTCCAACCGGTGGTTGACCAACCGGCGGCAGCATAGCGCCAGCAGCCGACTGCTGCTCGGCCAACAATTGTCGCTGAAGCTGTTGCGCCTGGTAGTGAGCGACCGCGACCAATTCCGAGGATTCCATCCCCATGGATGCCGCAGCAGCGGCCGCGGCCGCGGCGTGACCCAGTTGAACGTGCTGTTCCGAACGATGATGGCTGGCCAGGGCGGCCGGATGACAGGCTGCCAACGGGTGTACACCGACGTGCGACAGTCTGCCGGCCGAACAACCGGACGAGGCCAGGTACGCGCCGGGGAGGTTGGGGTTCTCGCCCCGCTAGGGAGCCATGTTCTTGGGCCTGCGCCCCCGTCGCCCCCTGGTAGGGGGGCGCGGGGACTCCTGGCCTCACTGGCTCACCGCAGGGCTCTTCTTGTCTTGTTGCTGTTGACTGGCATCCTGAGACCCCTGTACACCCGTCGCTGCACCGCCTTGCCCGCCTTGTACTCCCTGGAACAGGTACGCGAGACCAGGGAACGCTTCAGTTTCGAGATCGGCCAGCGTGTATCCTGCATGGAAATTCACGAGACAGTGGAACGGTTACTACCTGACTACCAGGTCCTCCCTGTGGCGGGCCGGGACCACGGTCTGGCGGCCAAGAGTTGCCCGGTGTTGGTTCCGAATGGAACTGGTGGGGATGAGGTGGCGGTCCACCCTGAGTGTCGTGACTGTGAGGGTCCAGGCTGTTCGCCGCGTCGTACTGCGTGTTCTCCAGCCTTGTAATCAACCGCTCGTCCTCGTCGCCGAAGTCGCCACCCATCAGGGATGGTTCACCCACCACCATCACGTCCTGCGGAGAAAAATTTCGCGGATGAAGTAAACGTATTTCAGTATAGACGTGGACAGTTTCGTCCGGCGGACTCACCTGAGACGCTAGGGAAAAATTTGGACCGGGTGATCTCTTCTTGCTAGGTGCCGGAGGCGCGTTGTTGCCCGGCCCCGAGGTGCTACCCTTTCGCTTTCTTCGTTTACTAGCCGGCCTCTGCGATTCTGCAAGAACAGGTCCCGGATCAGGTCGTTAGATCGTGCAGGGGGAGGATATGCTAGCCATGTAGCAGCGCGCTAAGAAACTTCAGACCGCTACCCAGCTTTGGACCTTTATTTCGCGTCAAAGGTCTCTGACACACAGAAGCATGCATGCATCGATGGACGAACAGATAGACAGACGTATGTCTCTCGCGTCTCTGTCGTCCCTTTTTCCAACGAAAGCTACTCAAAAGAAGTCAGCACTCACGTCGAAGTGTCTTTTTACAGAGAAACACGCATCGCATCGCATCGCATCGATACGATCCTATATACGCTTGTTAACGCTCTCGGTTCCGTGATTTCGTCGACCTTGAAGAGAGGCAGGGCCGCGCAGGATGATCCGACGGGGGGATCGCGGGCtaaaaaggaagaggaaacgCGGTGCACGCATACGCATGATAAAAAGGCTCGATAAGTGTTCGAGAAGAGGCGGTTTACGAGTCCAAGTGGCACGCAACGCGGGCGAACGAATCGGGGAAACATTGGAAAGCACTACGTTATCTACCGGCAACCATCGACCGTGAGACTCAAAGTTGCTCGATTCCGCGGAAACAGAAGCTTTTCATCCAAGCAGATACGATTCAAGGTTAACCCATTCAACCGATCGCTGAATCGTGGAAACAAACCGTAGCTTGTTTCCATGCTACTTTGCGAATTCGTATGCAACCACGATCGAGTCGTGCCGCAACATCGTGACCGGTAACGGTTGAGCGAAAAAAAACGGCAGGAAACTGGAATGCTCCCCCTGTTTCAACTACGTTAGCAACAACAGCAATTAGCaagtgaaagaagaagaaagatacAAGAGGATCGATCGAGGAAAGGGAAATAGTTCTGGTCTTCGAAAGCAACTGGAACCGAGATTCGTAACGCGGCAAACGTTGGCCGACGACAAATTTCCGTCGTATCGCGATCGAAAAACGAATCCTGCGGTAGACTGGTCGGCCGTTTGGCTCCACTGGCTGGTGCTTCTCATGTAAAGCAACTGTTCGTCTACCTCTCTTACCCGGCGGGGCAATCATCCTCTGCCATTTCTGGAACAAGGTCGTCTTCAAGCAATCCCGTGGTGACAACGCGTACGCCTTGTGCCTCGACATTAGCTCCTGCATCGGTTCCAAGATCACGCATAACTGAAAacggaaaagagaaagatattctacgattaaaaaaagaaaccgtTCGGTATAGGGAGCGTATGAAAAAGGGTGTTAATACATCGTTAGGAGTAAATCGTGATAAAATGATATTCATCTAAAAGGGAAACGAAAATATTCGCTGGATACGGAGAAACGAAATAAACGCGAGAGCGTTATTTAATCCGACCCGACTTCGACAGGGAACTTATGCGAGCtattaatatgaaaattatcgtATACATCGTGTATAGCCCGGTTGAAAATAAACTTCCTAAAATATATTTCCACGGTGCGTAGCACACGCGAGTGCTGCGAGCAAATTAAATTTGGTTTATGTTTGCCGTGATAAAACTGAAATccattttacattattatcgTGAGCGCGTAATTTCCTGTCTGCCTTTATATCATAATGACgacaattaaaataatcgaTAACTCAGGGCGATTGGACGGAGAGGCGACGCGTttcgaatttatttcaaattaccaaataccaaaatgaaaaaaaggaaaaaagagaattttcctaattaaacaaaatatacagaactgatattaaaaaacaaaggGTACGAGTCGCGGATAAAAGAAACGTTTAAAGCGCGTTCCTAATTAGCCGAGTCTTTCTCAATCCCGTAACGAAGAACAACCGGACGTGGGTAGATTTTCTCTGACAGCTTTCGATCAACGACACAACAATCGTTTCAGCGAACAGAGAGTAACGATACGCGCGAGTGAAAGCGCTTCCGAGCGTGCAAAGAAGGTGGATCGTAAACCCGGATATACTGTCTGATACTTTCGCGAGACGATCACCTCGCGATACTTGGCCCATTTAGCCCTTTGCTTTCCATGTTTACATTTCACCTCGCCAACTGTTGTTCCGGCACAAATTTCACCGTGAGAATGTTCGCTATTTTATCGGGTACGAATTCACCAGGTTACAAGACACGGAGGAACTCGTAAAGCCGACGACACGGTTGACACGCCCGATGGCAAGGAGGTTTAGTTATACTTACCCTAAGGTAGTTCAGGGTAGAATTGGTGATGCCCTGCCTGGTAATGTTTTTGCTAAGCTGTTCGAGCATCGTCGGGTCCTGTTGCATACCGACCACAGACCTAGGCACCAGCTCCTTGTGCGTCCTCACAGCCATATGCCACGACTTTATCCTCATAAGGTCGTCAAACGTGAATTCCAATATTAATCTACCCTCCGTGCATACCTGGGAAACGAACATACACGTTTAAATGCCATCGAAACAATGGATGTTGTAGCAAAGTAACCTGTTCACCGGCAGAATGAATCGAGATCGAACGATTTACCTTCGTGAACATCGGTTTTCCGTGATGCGTGACCATTACGCAGTGATCACAGTCGAGGGTTATGCTTGTATTATGAAATGACTCCTTGGGGTGCTTCAAATTGTAGTAAAGTTCCGTCACTCCGCCCTCGAATATCGAGCGGAAGTACCTAGGTATTAACGTCCTACCTATCGCTGCAAGGATGAACAAACAGCTCGTTAGTTGACCGAAGGGTTAACATGTCTACCGATTGTCGGAATTTTTTCATAACTTTCTCGCTAACAAACGCGCCAGAGGGAAAAGTTGGGAAGTCGAGGTATTTCAAGAGAAAATTCAGTGAAAAGCTGTTGGAACTCGGTGGCTGACACTTACTGTATCTCTTGGGACCATCCTCCAAGCAAAACGAGAGGGTTAAGGTTGCGTCGTCCTCGAAGAATTCGGTCGCGAATGCGTCCCACCAGAGATTATCGCTCTCCTGTAACAAAAAAAGCAAACGGAAAGATTGTAATATCGAACACATCCGGTCAAACGATATCGAAGTTCCATAACAGCGGTTACTATC
It encodes the following:
- the LOC114873759 gene encoding LIM domain-binding protein 2 isoform X6 is translated as MELSNVFLSGCSRLNTPLAATTTLEDPGTPASWKGPPPGSEASPFTPNSVGQGGGPGSGPYNSSGGPPSNAAFQGPSPFPGGAGSPAGAPPYQGPPPGSATPQYTASPAPSGSSTPGPGPPPNSSGFPPPPNNSGPPYNGPGPSPFGSPSGGPPQFVGRPGSSGPPFVPPGAGNPHFPSHGQPFGGPQYGMPPGSPFGPGHPMTGPIGPGHPAMMGPGGPVDRMDQGRHTPYFGQPDYRLYELNKRLQQRTEESDNLWWDAFATEFFEDDATLTLSFCLEDGPKRYTIGRTLIPRYFRSIFEGGVTELYYNLKHPKESFHNTSITLDCDHCVMVTHHGKPMFTKVCTEGRLILEFTFDDLMRIKSWHMAVRTHKELVPRSVVGMQQDPTMLEQLSKNITRQGITNSTLNYLRLCVILEPMQELMSRHKAYALSPRDCLKTTLFQKWQRMIAPPGKRESQRPASKRRKRKGSTSGPGNNAPPAPSKKRSPGPNFSLASQDVMVVGEPSLMGGDFGDEDERLITRLENTQYDAANSLDPHSHDTQGGPPPHPHQFHSEPTPGNSWPPDRGPGPPQGGPGSQGVQGGQGGAATGVQGSQDASQQQQDKKSPAVSQ
- the LOC114873759 gene encoding LIM domain-binding protein 2 isoform X3; amino-acid sequence: MPVRVAQRPPGGIPLHAGVPVAPSSVTAPGPSGRCLGGPAAPPAGSPPLPPSLQSLGGGVSNATNTAGSATNGNSNNNNNNNNTGQGINSSGLGVNTTNGATNPLQAMASAAASLTQLNNMANGPLPPLAASGPTGPPSLPPPQPATTPTHGGPPTPHGGVTGGPHLNGASPSPHPMPPHGMMTGSPHAPHPHMGGGGPSPHPHHPGPHMVGSPHHPGPHPMGPAAGMMGPASMQPQGAPGMCGPGPTGPMGPHAHPQGPGVPGQPHMHNDPFYCSPFGSHYFRRHTPYFGQPDYRLYELNKRLQQRTEESDNLWWDAFATEFFEDDATLTLSFCLEDGPKRYTIGRTLIPRYFRSIFEGGVTELYYNLKHPKESFHNTSITLDCDHCVMVTHHGKPMFTKVCTEGRLILEFTFDDLMRIKSWHMAVRTHKELVPRSVVGMQQDPTMLEQLSKNITRQGITNSTLNYLRLCVILEPMQELMSRHKAYALSPRDCLKTTLFQKWQRMIAPPGKRESQRPASKRRKRKGSTSGPGNNAPPAPSKKRSPGPNFSLASQDVMVVGEPSLMGGDFGDEDERLITRLENTQYDAANSLDPHSHDTQGGPPPHPHQFHSEPTPGNSWPPDRGPGPPQGGPGSQGVQGGQGGAATGVQGSQDASQQQQDKKSPAVSQ
- the LOC114873759 gene encoding LIM domain-binding protein 2 isoform X1 — protein: MPVRVAQRPPGGIPLHAGVPVAPSSVTAPGPSGRCLGGPAAPPAGSPPLPPSLQSLGGGVSNATNTAGSATNGNSNNNNNNNNTGQGINSSGLGVNTTNGATNPLQAMASAAASLTQLNNMANGPLPPLAASGPTGPPSLPPPQPATTPTHGGPPTPHGGVTGGPHLNGASPSPHPMPPHGMMTGSPHAPHPHMGGGGPSPHPHHPGPHMVGSPHHPGPHPMGPAAGMMGPASMQPQGAPGMCGPGPTGPMGPHAHPQGPGVPGQPHMHNDPFYCSPFGSHYFRSLPVPRRHTPYFGQPDYRLYELNKRLQQRTEESDNLWWDAFATEFFEDDATLTLSFCLEDGPKRYTIGRTLIPRYFRSIFEGGVTELYYNLKHPKESFHNTSITLDCDHCVMVTHHGKPMFTKVCTEGRLILEFTFDDLMRIKSWHMAVRTHKELVPRSVVGMQQDPTMLEQLSKNITRQGITNSTLNYLRLCVILEPMQELMSRHKAYALSPRDCLKTTLFQKWQRMIAPPGKRESQRPASKRRKRKGSTSGPGNNAPPAPSKKRSPGPNFSLASQDVMVVGEPSLMGGDFGDEDERLITRLENTQYDAANSLDPHSHDTQGGPPPHPHQFHSEPTPGNSWPPDRGPGPPQGGPGSQGVQGGQGGAATGVQGSQDASQQQQDKKSPAVSQ
- the LOC114873759 gene encoding LIM domain-binding protein 2 isoform X4, which translates into the protein MELSNVFLSGCSRLNTPLAATTTLEDPGTPASWKGPPPGSEASPFTPNSVGQGGGPGSGPYNSSGGPPSNAAFQGPSPFPGGAGSPAGAPPYQGPPPGSATPQYTASPAPSGSSTPGPGPPPNSSGFPPPPNNSGPPYNGPGPSPFGSPSGGPPQFVGRPGSSGPPFVPPGAGNPHFPSHGQPFGGPQYGMPPGSPFGPGHPMTGPIGPGHPAMMGPGGPVDRMDQGSLPVPRRHTPYFGQPDYRLYELNKRLQQRTEESDNLWWDAFATEFFEDDATLTLSFCLEDGPKRYTIGRTLIPRYFRSIFEGGVTELYYNLKHPKESFHNTSITLDCDHCVMVTHHGKPMFTKVCTEGRLILEFTFDDLMRIKSWHMAVRTHKELVPRSVVGMQQDPTMLEQLSKNITRQGITNSTLNYLRLCVILEPMQELMSRHKAYALSPRDCLKTTLFQKWQRMIAPPGKRESQRPASKRRKRKGSTSGPGNNAPPAPSKKRSPGPNFSLASQDVMVVGEPSLMGGDFGDEDERLITRLENTQYDAANSLDPHSHDTQGGPPPHPHQFHSEPTPGNSWPPDRGPGPPQGGPGSQGVQGGQGGAATGVQGSQDASQQQQDKKSPAVSQ
- the LOC114873759 gene encoding LIM domain-binding protein 2 isoform X5, which translates into the protein MKANGTNNGCSRLNTPLAATTTLEDPGTPASWKGPPPGSEASPFTPNSVGQGGGPGSGPYNSSGGPPSNAAFQGPSPFPGGAGSPAGAPPYQGPPPGSATPQYTASPAPSGSSTPGPGPPPNSSGFPPPPNNSGPPYNGPGPSPFGSPSGGPPQFVGRPGSSGPPFVPPGAGNPHFPSHGQPFGGPQYGMPPGSPFGPGHPMTGPIGPGHPAMMGPGGPVDRMDQGSLPVPRRHTPYFGQPDYRLYELNKRLQQRTEESDNLWWDAFATEFFEDDATLTLSFCLEDGPKRYTIGRTLIPRYFRSIFEGGVTELYYNLKHPKESFHNTSITLDCDHCVMVTHHGKPMFTKVCTEGRLILEFTFDDLMRIKSWHMAVRTHKELVPRSVVGMQQDPTMLEQLSKNITRQGITNSTLNYLRLCVILEPMQELMSRHKAYALSPRDCLKTTLFQKWQRMIAPPGKRESQRPASKRRKRKGSTSGPGNNAPPAPSKKRSPGPNFSLASQDVMVVGEPSLMGGDFGDEDERLITRLENTQYDAANSLDPHSHDTQGGPPPHPHQFHSEPTPGNSWPPDRGPGPPQGGPGSQGVQGGQGGAATGVQGSQDASQQQQDKKSPAVSQ